CTGTTGTGCTTCCAACTGCTTCCCTCTGAGAGGGATACTGGTTTTTGCCTTTCATCAGGAAAGGCAAAAAAAATATGATATCCTGATTATCCGGTAAATCCTATCTAGGGATTTTTCTTTCAAGCAAACCTTCTCAAAACCAACAAAACTTACCTGCTTTAGCAGGTAGTAGTTTAATCATCTTCTTCTTAGGCGGGTTTTACGGGTGTTTAACGGGATTCATTGGATTCTTTTCGTCTCCTCAGTTTCTTCCGGAAACTGAGAAGAAAATCCAGTTATTCCGGTTAATCTTGTCAGAAGCTATTTCACTGGGTGAACAGGATTCATCGGCTCAATTCATAAGCATGTGGTATCCTTTTTCTTTAAGGATGCTCCCCAGGGCGCTTTGGGCTTGAGGTTCACCGTGAACCAGTTTAATCGCCTTTGGTTTTTCAGGCATGGATTCAACCCATTCAATGAGACCGTTTTGATCGGCATGGGCGGAATAGCCGGGGAGGACGTGGATTTTTGCCTTGATGGTTACCCTTTCTCCATTCAGACAGACATAGCCTCCCGGTCTCTTGCCATATCGGATAATATCCCTTCCCGGTGTTCCGGGCGCCTGATAGGCTACGAAACAGACATCGTTTGCCGGGTCTTCAAGCCCAGCCTTAAGGTGTTCGACAATCCTTCCGCCCGAACACATGCCACTGCCTGCCAGAACAATATACGGACCGGGGAGTTCAAGGAGTTTCAAATGATCGTGGTAATTCTTCACTGCATAAAGGTGATCAAAGTCGATAGGATGGTCTCCGTGGTAGAGAAGATCATTGGCTTCTTTGTCCCAATACTTTGCGAGGGAGGAATAGATCTCAGTTATTTCAAGGCCCAGCGGAGAATCGACAAATACTGGAAGACCGGATTTTGGATTGCGGATTGCCGATTGCGAATTGAGTGCAGGAAATTGCTGCTGGAAGTCTCGATCTGAAAGGAGTCTGTCTATCTCATAGATGAGTTCCTGAATCCGGCCAAGGGCAAAAGCAGGGATGAAGACCTTGCCCCCGTCTGACATGGCAGAGGTCAGCACCTTGCCGAGCCTGCGTACCCTGTCTTTTCTTTCTTCGTGAAGCCTGTCTCCATAAGTGGATTCGAGGATAAGCAGGTCACACGGTTCCGGAATTGACGGGTCCGGCAGAATCGGGGTGTTTTTTGCGCCAAGGTCTCCGGAGAACACCACGGACCAGGGGGGATCGTCTGACACAAAGCGGATAAAGCATGATCCGAGGATGTGTCCCGCTGGACCCAGCGTGAACCTCACCCCATTTTTCAGGTCAAACCTACGATCGTATTCAAAGCCCCATGACTGCTCATCGATGACCTGGCTGAGTCTTGCTGCCTGATCGTCTGTTTTTTCAGAGAAGCCCATTGCATCCCTGAGCATGGGGCCAAGGAGCGCCTTGGTAGGGTGGGTGGCGATGATTTCGCCATGAAACTCATTGGAGACAAGTTCAGGCAGACGGCCGATATGGTCTATATGTGCGTGCGTCAAGAACACATAGTCCAACTCCCGGGGTTGAACAGGCCACTTTTCCATTGGGCAAACCGCGTCAGTGCCTTGAGCCAGTCCACAGTCAACAAGTATGTTCAGACTACTTATCTGAAGCAGATGACATGACCCAGTGACAGTGTGTTCTCCTCCCAGGTGGATGACTTGTGGCGAGACCTTTGCAAAACGCCCCCTTTTGCTCGATTTCGGCGTCAGGCTCAAATCTTAATCCTCAAAATACGACATGTATTCCTGTGGTTAAGATTTTCGCTTTCCTTGAACTAGAACAAAAC
The genomic region above belongs to Deltaproteobacteria bacterium and contains:
- a CDS encoding MBL fold metallo-hydrolase; the encoded protein is MTPKSSKRGRFAKVSPQVIHLGGEHTVTGSCHLLQISSLNILVDCGLAQGTDAVCPMEKWPVQPRELDYVFLTHAHIDHIGRLPELVSNEFHGEIIATHPTKALLGPMLRDAMGFSEKTDDQAARLSQVIDEQSWGFEYDRRFDLKNGVRFTLGPAGHILGSCFIRFVSDDPPWSVVFSGDLGAKNTPILPDPSIPEPCDLLILESTYGDRLHEERKDRVRRLGKVLTSAMSDGGKVFIPAFALGRIQELIYEIDRLLSDRDFQQQFPALNSQSAIRNPKSGLPVFVDSPLGLEITEIYSSLAKYWDKEANDLLYHGDHPIDFDHLYAVKNYHDHLKLLELPGPYIVLAGSGMCSGGRIVEHLKAGLEDPANDVCFVAYQAPGTPGRDIIRYGKRPGGYVCLNGERVTIKAKIHVLPGYSAHADQNGLIEWVESMPEKPKAIKLVHGEPQAQSALGSILKEKGYHMLMN